From Scleropages formosus chromosome 1, fSclFor1.1, whole genome shotgun sequence, a single genomic window includes:
- the LOC108934765 gene encoding N-acetyllactosaminide beta-1,3-N-acetylglucosaminyltransferase 4-like, producing the protein MSKASLGPSVLQDTKDNFTCSGKNDSLEGLPKGIPELHRNFLQYKHCRSFPRLLTPTACEDDLFLLLAIKSTAIQVDRRMALRGTWGKQGIIEGKQVKLVFLVGQSPDTVKGYSLQKLLEYENKQFGDILQWDFLDSFFNLTLKEVHFLRWFSQECQAAQFVLKGDDDVFVHTRNLLEFLKDYSPSNHLFVGDIISPAYPIRNPADKYYIPEEMYSNREYPPYAGGGGYLMSQVTVVGLDQVAQNTDLFPIDDVYVGMCLQKMNVKLVFHNGFKTFGYRQYITPFNACFYKDLMVVHKLSTTELWTMWSILSDLRMSCNKVVYKQ; encoded by the coding sequence ATGTCTAAGGCCAGCCTTGGCCCATCCGTGTTGCAGGACACCAAAGATAATTTTACATGCTCAGGCAAAAATGATAGCCTAGAAGGCCTTCCCAAGGGCATCCCTGAACTTcaccgcaacttcctccagtaCAAACACTGCCGGTCCTTCCCTAGGTTGCTGACTCCCACAGCTTGTGAAGATGATTTGTTCCTCCTGCTTGCCATCAAGTCCACTGCAATCCAGGTCGACCGCCGAATGGCCCTCCGGGGCACTTGGGGAAAGCAAGGGATTATAGAGGGCAAGCAGGTGAAACTTGTGTTCCTGGTGGGCCAGTCCCCAGATACAGTAAAAGGTTATTCACTGCAGAAGCTCCTGGAGTATGAGAACAAACAGTTTGGTGACATCCTGCAATGGGATTTTTTGGACAGCTTCTTCAACCTGACTCTGAAGGAAGTCCATTTCCTCAGATGGTTCAGCCAAGAGTGCCAGGCTGCCCAGTTTGTGCTGAAGGGTGATGATGATGTCTTTGTCCACACCAGAAACCTGTTGGAGTTCCTCAAAGATTACAGCCCATCAAATCACCTTTTTGTTGGTGACATCATTTCCCCTGCTTATCCCATCCGTAACCCTGCAGACAAGTACTACATTCCTGAGGAGATGTACTCCAACCGTGAATACCCTCCCTATGCTGGAGGGGGTGGCTACCTCATGTCTCAAGTGACAGTTGTGGGCCTAGACCAAGTAGCCCAAAACACAGACCTCTTTCCCATTGATGATGTCTATGTGGGAATGTGTCTGCAGAAGATGAATGTGAAGCTGGTCTTCCATAATGGGTTCAAGACATTTGGATATCGTCAGTACATAACACCCTTCAATGCATGTTTCTACAAGGACCTCATGGTGGTGCATAAACTCAGCACCACAGAGCTGTGGACCATGTGGTCCATTTTGAGTGATTTAAGAATGAGTTGTAACAAGGTAGTTTATAAACAGTAA